Genomic window (Synergistaceae bacterium):
GCACATTGACGACATAATGAGCGCGAGTGTCATCGTCGCGGTCGCCGGGATGGAGGGAGCGTTAGCCAGCGTTCTCGGAGGACTAGCGGACTGCCCGGTGATTGCCGTACCGACGAGCGTGGGCTACGGTGCATCGTTCGGCGGAATTGCGGCACTGCTGGCAATGCTGAACTCCTGCGCCAGCGGTGTAAGTGTCGTGAACATAGATAACGGATTCGGAGCCGGATATTTGGCGGCCATGATAAACAGGATACGAACGGAAGGAGATAGTGATCAGCAGTGAAGAGAAAAATTCTGCTTGCGGCGGCGGCTGTGATGCTGCTGTGCAGTTCAAGTATTGCGGAAGATTATGACATTTCGGGCGGCTGGAACTTAGCGGGGACAGGTTTTGTGGAGAAGGAATTTCTGCGCGTCAGCCTCGAGCTTGAAGGAGACATGCACCTGACGACCTCGACAACTCAAGAGGTTCTGGACAACGCAGCCAGCCGCGACCTAGTGAGGCAGGAATACCCCGACAGCCCCGACATCCTCAGCGGAGACCTGAAATTCCTGACAGCATACGAGATTGACCTGAAGATTACGGCGACAGAGCTGGACATCAAGGCATGGAGCGACCACCTCCCCAACTACATAAGAATCCCTGTTCCATTGCCGGAAATGAGGCCGTCGAACAGCCATCCCTACGAGCTCCCGGTCTACGCCTACAATGACGGGCTGACCTACAGGGTTACGCTGACATCAACAACGTCCGGCAAGGTCAGGATAACAGGCTACGTTGACCTTGACGTTGTGGGCAAAACGGAGCTCAACTCTGACTGTACGGTCTGGAAGTACGGAACTCAGAGGCCTACGCTCGAAGAAGAGACGGACAGCGGGTGCAATTCAGGTTTCGGAGCATTGATGATGCTGCTTTTGTTAGCGGGGGTGCGCGGAATTGTTCGGGACTGACATCGGAATAGACTTAGGGACAGCAACCGTACTCATCTACGAGAAGAATCACGGAGTAGTTCTGCGCGAGCCGTCTGTTGTTGCGGTGGATCAGGACACCGGCGACATTCTGGCGGTGGGTTACGATGCCAAGAGCATGGTCGGCAGGACACCGGGCAGCATAACGTCAGTACGTCCCCTCCGCGACGGAGTAATCGCCAACTACGCGATGACTGAGGCTATGCTTCAGCACTTCATGAGGCGTGTAACTAAGGGTTCGCAGAGGTTCTTCCGCAACCGCACTATGATCTGCGTACCTTCGGGAGCAACGGATGTTGAGCGTCGTGCTGTGCTTGAGGCAGCTCTAGAGGTCGGGGCACGTGAAGCGTACCTCATTGAAGAGCCAATGGCCGCCGCGATAGGTGCGAACCTCGACGTTGAGGAGGCGCGCGGAAAAATGCTCGTCGACATCGGCGGAGGAACGACGGATATTGCCGTGATTTCGCTCGGAGGAGTTGTTGTGTCGAAGTCATTAAGGCTCGGGGGCGACAAGTTCGATGAAGGGATTATGCGCTACCTTCGGAGACAGTACAATCTTGCAATAGGTGAGCAGACTGCAGAGAACCTCAAAATCTGGATAGGCACATGCGTTCCCCTTGAGGAAGACAAGCACATGATAGTGAAAGGCAGAGACCTCGTGCAGGGACTTCCGCGACAGATAGACGTAACCAGTTCGGCGGTGAATATGGCGATTGGCGAGATGATACAGACGCTGATTGACGGAATACGCAACGTCCTCGAGCTAACTCCTCCCGAATTATCCGCCGACATAATTGACAGAGGAATAGTGCTTACGGGCGGAGGAGCTCTGCTTCACGGACTGCCCGAACTCATAGCCCAGCAGACCGGCATAAACTGTTTCACGGCAGAAAACCCGATGGAGAGCGTTGCGCTCGGGACAGGTAAAGCCTTGTCGGAGATTGACCGCCTCAAGAGTTCCGGCAGAAGCTCAATGCTGGTGAACCTGAAGCGTTCGAGCCGCAAGCACTACTAGAGGGAGTTGAGGAGTCATGAACAGAGGGATATACGAAGCCGCGTCGGGAATGCTTGTTCAGGAGACGCATCTTGACGTAATCACCAACAACTTGGCCAACGTAGACACGCCGGGCTACAAGCGGAGGATA
Coding sequences:
- a CDS encoding rod shape-determining protein — protein: MFGTDIGIDLGTATVLIYEKNHGVVLREPSVVAVDQDTGDILAVGYDAKSMVGRTPGSITSVRPLRDGVIANYAMTEAMLQHFMRRVTKGSQRFFRNRTMICVPSGATDVERRAVLEAALEVGAREAYLIEEPMAAAIGANLDVEEARGKMLVDIGGGTTDIAVISLGGVVVSKSLRLGGDKFDEGIMRYLRRQYNLAIGEQTAENLKIWIGTCVPLEEDKHMIVKGRDLVQGLPRQIDVTSSAVNMAIGEMIQTLIDGIRNVLELTPPELSADIIDRGIVLTGGGALLHGLPELIAQQTGINCFTAENPMESVALGTGKALSEIDRLKSSGRSSMLVNLKRSSRKHY